One segment of Proteiniborus sp. DW1 DNA contains the following:
- a CDS encoding S1 RNA-binding domain-containing protein: SDKHIAKPSEELSVGENVKVKILDLNKEERKISLSIREATTSESSETIEYSNNEEITIGDIIKENE; the protein is encoded by the coding sequence TCTGATAAGCATATTGCAAAACCATCTGAAGAACTAAGTGTTGGTGAAAATGTAAAAGTAAAAATATTAGATTTGAATAAAGAAGAAAGAAAAATAAGCTTAAGTATCAGAGAAGCTACAACTAGTGAATCTAGTGAAACTATAGAATATTCCAATAATGAGGAGATTACAATAGGGGATATTATAAAAGAAAATGAGTAG